aaaaggaAAAAGTCTAAAagtacattacagtacatgAGACCACAATGCCAATCTGTATATGGCAGTAAGTCATGCAGTATTACAATCGTTCCactacagagaaacagagaagcaCTACAGCCgtcacacagtgagacagagggccGCTGGGAAGTGTCTCTAAAAAACACCGTTAAAAAATCTCTCCAACAGTTCATGGTTTTTGGACTTTGATGTCAAGAGAAGTGTCAGTTACTGGCCAGCAACGCTGTGGTCGGTCATCCTTTCGACATTTGCATACATAATAAAGTTGAAAAGGGTCCTCCAACAAGGAGAAAAGTTCCTCTTCCATAATCATGtccatttagaaaaatataactAATATGTTACGAGAAAATTGCtgttcaagaaaaaaaaaaattcccccaAACTTGGGAAATGCTCTGAGTATGTGGTaaggagaaggaaaaaaaaaaagctaggtacttttgaataaataaaattgcatgATATCCATACAACCAAAGTGGAATCTGATGTTAACGAAATGGTATCCACCGTGTCAAACCATGCTACTGGACCCAGGCAGTGTTAACGAGGAcatctcccctcttctccctccatctgtggTCACATTCTATCCAGTGGCAGAGTATGGGCGAGTTGCATCAACAGATTATATTTAAACCGGGTTAAAAGGTGTATTGACTTATTGATCAATCGTTACATCAACCTTTCAACCTACTTTTAATCAATTCTAGTTAAAATGTAATCCTTCAGCCAAAGAtggagttttttttgtaattaaaacCACATTTAGCGTATGGATTCAGTTTagaactgtaaaacatttaaatgcatgaaataTGTGGCTCCTGTCTTATCGTGTCTGTACAACTGAACTAGATAAGCAATTAAACTAAGTGTGCAATTATTTCCTGAACTCACGTTGCTAGCTAGCCATAATCAGAGCAGACTGGTTTCCagagaaatacaaaataacatttctatgGTGAATCCACAATGACCTGTGACTAATGATAGTTCAGTGATTTAATCTTATTTTAACTCATGGCAGGTTTAAAACTAAGTGGGGATGTAGAACACATCCAGGATAAATTATAAACCTAGATTTAAAATCTAGATTAGGCCTGATCTAAAACCAATGGAATCCATTTTGGTGCAACCCACCCTAAAACTCTAGGTTAAAACATGTATACGGTGTTGACCTCTGAAGGATGTATCCTCACGGTCTTGTCAACATGACGATTTTCATGTACAGCTTTGAGTTTTCAAGCtgagaacaaaatgaactgATCAAAATGATTGCGAAAACCCAtacaggagggagggaaaagtAGAATGGCGCAAGGCTTTCACAGTGTTAAAACAATGAAGCCACTCCAAGCCAGGTTTGGATGGGGCTTGTCGTTACGGTAAGAGCAGTGAACTCCCTGTCCTGTCAAACTTCTTTCCCTTTGAGAGGGCGGCCACTTGTTTCATCAGCTCCCGGTTTTTGGCCTGTGGTAGAAGGGGAAAAAGTAGTGTGAGATTATCTAATTTTAAGgaaaccctttttacatccaTGTGCTTGAGAGGCTATAGAGCTTGAATGGGTATGGTGATTTAAGTCTACCTGTTGCTGTTCCATGGACTCTTTGTGTGCCTTCTCCATGTTGTTCATCTTTACCCTCATGTTGGATTCCTGATACTGGAAGTCTGCTTTAAGCTCGGTGAGCTGGAAGTACAAATCAAAGACTGCTTGGTGAATACAACAAGACCCAGAGGTCACGTGTGTCTTAGGAAAACAGATGGTTTGTCATTGGTAGTTTAAGTGTATGTATTTCTGTTACAGTTCTGTACCTTTCGGTCTTTTTCCAGAATAGTTTGATCCCTCTGCTGAAGCATTCTCTTTAATGACATCACTTCCTCTTTCAGCTGGCTGATCAGTATGAAGTTGTCGGTTCCCCCAGAATCCATAGATTGGGTGATAGAACTACTGACAAGAGAACATGAGAAAAGTTAGGGTGGCAGAAATTAAGAAAGTTATCAGAATTATTTTTTCACACTGGTCTGCTTCGTCCCATTACCTGTTTCCAACAACACCAAAGAGTGCGGGGTTGGAACCATAACAACCAAAAAATGTGGCACTGTTAACATAAGTTAGAAGCGGTCCTTAACCTGACATAATTGAAACTCCTCTTGTACCTGTCCCCATTGGATGGCTTCATCTCCAATTTTGGTTTCTTCTTTGGGGTCTCCTTCTGGATCGAAGACGATTTATGGCTGAGGGGAGAAGAAACAAACAACTTTAGCCAGTGGGCCCAGCACGGAGTACCTATAGTTCATCATAACTAGGTAAATAAGCATCATCCTAAATAGACAGGGAAGTGATTCAGAGAGATGGAAATATATGTCTCACCTCTGCTTCCACAGTCCCTGCTCCTGCTCTGGACTTAGGCTACCACTGAGTCTAgggataaagaaaaacacatttgcattGTAAAGTTTGTATTGATATCTGTGTAGTTTCTATCTGACACTTTCATCATTAGTCAGTGACTACTACATCCACTCTAAAATTGTGAACCACAATACATTAACACAGCAGGGTAATTCACCCCCGCTCCTGGAGGGCTGAGACACTCTTTATGCTCACCCAATAAGAGCAGAGTACAATAACAACCAGGTACGAACAAAAGCCATGTGTTTGGGCCCTCCAGGAGAGAACAGTCCTCATATAGAGTGGGGAGGAcgagtatttgataacctgcacaatcagcagtgtttcctacttacaaagcatgtagaggtctgtaatgtttatcataggtacacttcaacagtgggagacagaatccataacaaaaatccagaaaatctcattgtatgatttttaaataattacatttgcattttattgcatgacataagtatttgatcacctaccaaccagtaagaattccagctctcacagacctgttcgtttttatttaagaaggcctcctgttctccactcattacctgtattaactgcacctgtttgaactcgttacctgtataaaagacatctgtccacataatcaaacagacgccaaccactccacaatggccaagaccaatgagctgtgtaaggacatcagggataaaactgtagacaaggctggaatgggctacagcacaataggcaagtagcttggtgagaaggcaacaactgttggtgcaattattagaaaaagaaaaaagttcaagatgatggtcaatctcccttggtctggggctccatgcaagatctcacctcatggggcatcaatgatcacgagtaaggtgagggatcagcccagaactacacggcaggacctggtcaatgacctgaagagagctgggaccacagtctcaaagaaaaccattagtaacacactacgccgtcatggattaaaatcctgcagcacacgcaaggtccccctgatcaagccagcgcatgtccaggcccatctgaagttggccaatgactatctggatgatccagaggaggaatgggagaaggtcatgtggtctgaagagacaaaaatagagctttttggtctaaactccactcgccatgtttggaggaagaaggatgagtacaaccccaagaacaccatcccaacagtgaagcatggagatggaaaccaatctttggggatgcttttctgccaaggggacaggacgactgcagcgtattgaggggaggatggatggggccatgtatcgtgagatcttggccaacaacctccttccctcagtaagagcattgaagacggTTTgtggatgggtcttccagcatgacaacgacccgaaacacacagccagggcaactaaggagtggctccgtaagaagcatctcaaggtcctggagtggcctagccagtctccagacctgaacccaatagaaaatctttggagggagctgaaagtccctattgcccagcgacagccccgaaacctgaaggatctggagaaggtctgtatggaggagtgggccaaaatccctgctgcagtgtgttcaaacctggtcaagaactacaggaaatgtatgatctctgtaattgcaaacaaaggtttctgtaccaaatattaagttctgcttttctgttgtatcaaatacttatgtcatgcaataaaatgcaaataaattacttaatcatacaatgattttctggatttttgttttagattccatcactcacagatgaatagtacctatgattaaaaaaactacagacttttacatgctttgtaagtgggaaaaccagcaaaatcatacttgctctccccactgtatatttaaatgtaaagagAAGTGGGCTGTGGGTTCTGGGCCTACTTGTGTGAGCTGCTGTGTCTgtgctgctggtggtgttgatggtggtGCTGTCTGGAGTGGTGGTCTTTCTCGTTGAGCGAGGATGAGTTGGAGTGAGAGGAGCTGAACCCTTTTCTCTGCTCCTTGGTCTTCTGCAGCACACGGCGGTAGGACAGAGTGCACAGCCAGCAAAGCAGCTTTCCATCCACCTGAGAGtggacacacacagcacactgaGAACAGGAAACACAAAGCGTGTTGGGCCACAACGTGTCTGGATATCCCTGTAGGTTGGGCTAACCTTTCTCCTGCCTTCCTCCTTGCGATCAAATGCACACTGTTGTTTGCACTGCTCACAGGTCTGCGGAGGGCCATACTTCTTCTCTGAGTTGGTACAACGTTGACACTTTGTTCCAATAAAAGCAGCGATGATGTTACAGTACTGGCATGGTTTAGGCTGCAGGGGGTAAATACAGAAGATTAGATGCTATAGCTTTGAAGATAGTATATCTCAGCAGTCCCCCCCGGACCCAAATGTGCCAAGCAGTCACAACCAagttacatactgtacaatttgAACGTCTTAATTTCACATCAAACATACCGTTCCAAACTGCTTTACATTCTGGGCACACTTCTTGCAAATGGTGTTTGTTTTGCTGGAACAGAgagtagaaaaagaaaaaatcacTTTCTGTACCCAATGTTTCCATTACATAGCACGCTGAGACTGTTAGAATAATATTACAGTAAAGGTGCTGTAGGACTTGCCTTTCCTGCTGAAACTCTGATCTGCAATACGTACACTTCACAATGGGATGAGCAATGCGACACTCCTTATGGCATAAGAAAAAGGGTTAAATGTGTTAATGTAGTTCATTCAGCCTTTTTCAGGACAATTGCTTTAAAAATTAACTAaatcctaaaaaaaaataaaacaaaggcaTTTTGTATGACTTTTTAAGCATTTGTTTACAATTGCGTATTATTTTCCATGAATGGGATAGTACATCTACAATTACTGTACACCTTTTCAAAAAGCTTGAAAACCTGTATGAGTGTGGTGTACTTATGGTAATAAGTATCTATATCGCATATCCATTAATaactaaaatatgtattacaaaatgttgccactACAATCACAAAAGTCGATCTTTCccaattgaaaaatatattttttcgaGCATAAAAAACTGTCTGTAAAGTGTTTCAATTTGGTAGCAGCCGTTAAGAAACTGACGCTATTGCTAAATGATGACTAAAACTGATTGCATCTATCTACTgcgagaaagaaaaaaacttcGCGGTATAACATTAGCAAGGTAGCTTCTTGTATCGTTCTGTGACATTATCCAACAATTATGCCATCAACGTCCAAGTCAGATTGCGATGATACTCAGACGCTAGCTACATAAAGCAATGCAACAATAACTTGCCGGGCTTTGTGACCAGGGAGCTTAATTCCACACATCTAGCTAGCTAGGGAGTAGTCGAAACACGCGTGAAACACGTATACGcctgtaacgttagctagacAGAAGTAGCTCCAGAAGCTAGTCAATTCATATTGCCAGACTCTGGGATAACAGCTAGCAGGTAGCTAGCACCCACACACTCCAATCCAAACCTTGCACAGTTGCTGTCCCTGCGACAGTTCTTCGAACGGATACCGCTGATTACACTTCGTACACGCGTACAGGGCAGATGTTGCCATTCTCacccaatacaaaaaaatccacaaatataaaacagtgaAATAACTAGTCACCTAGCTAATGTGCATTAGGCAATGTGTCTATTTCCCTGGTATCTAGTTAACGTTATCAAGCCTGTGAGCTAATACTAGCTAACGTTAGGTTAATGCTACCGTAAATAAACAGCTAGCTATATGTTGTCAAATATCACCTCTTCCGTTGGCTAGCTAACATAGCGAAGTTACTTCACATCGGTAATCAAAAATACTGATATAGGATTCATAAAATATCTaaagagtaaaatgtaaatagtttTCCGCTGTTCTTAGCTAACTAGCCATTCTCCAattttccctttctcttttttgtaTCCGCGGCGTCGTCATTCAGACCGGATGCGGCCAAACTACAAAAGAAAGATAGAAGCCAATCATGGCCGCGCGGGACTTAACATTTTGAAACCTATAAACCAATCACAGACCAAAACAAGAGAGCGATTTTAAAGGTATTCACTTACCTTAATTTGTATCACTCTGTGATAAGAGAAATGTGGATAAAAAGTAACAAGAATATACATCATACAAAATACATTGTGTTACTATTAGGATGTTTTAATTATACAAGATTACTAAATGCAATTAAGTCACTATCCGGTGGTTTGGTTGAAATGACAAGTCAGTCATAGCGTTTGCACATTTGCCAGTAATTCTCAAAATAATAAGCAATGAATGCAATGGTGCTATGTTGAAAGAGCAAGTAAATCCAGTCTGGACAACCTACTGACATGATTGGCCATATGCAGCAGACAATATTAAGCACCTTGTCATGTAACTGTATTTAT
This genomic window from Esox lucius isolate fEsoLuc1 chromosome 7, fEsoLuc1.pri, whole genome shotgun sequence contains:
- the fam76b gene encoding protein FAM76B isoform X1, which encodes MATSALYACTKCNQRYPFEELSQGQQLCKECRIAHPIVKCTYCRSEFQQESKTNTICKKCAQNVKQFGTPKPCQYCNIIAAFIGTKCQRCTNSEKKYGPPQTCEQCKQQCAFDRKEEGRRKVDGKLLCWLCTLSYRRVLQKTKEQRKGFSSSHSNSSSLNEKDHHSRQHHHQHHQQHRHSSSHKLSGSLSPEQEQGLWKQSHKSSSIQKETPKKKPKLEMKPSNGDRYKRSFNYVSSITQSMDSGGTDNFILISQLKEEVMSLKRMLQQRDQTILEKDRKLTELKADFQYQESNMRVKMNNMEKAHKESMEQQQAKNRELMKQVAALSKGKKFDRTGSSLLLP
- the fam76b gene encoding protein FAM76B isoform X3; translation: MATSALYACTKCNQRYPFEELSQGQQLCKECRIAHPIVKCTYCRSEFQQESKTNTICKKCAQNVKQFGTPKPCQYCNIIAAFIGTKCQRCTNSEKKYGPPQTCEQCKQQCAFDRKEEGRRKVDGKLLCWLCTLSYRRVLQKTKEQRKGFSSSHSNSSSLNEKDHHSRQHHHQHHQQHRHSSSHKLSGSLSPEQEQGLWKQSHKSSSIQKETPKKKPKLEMKPSNGDSSITQSMDSGGTDNFILISQLKEEVMSLKRMLQQRDQTILEKDRKLTELKADFQYQESNMRVKMNNMEKAHKESMEQQQAKNRELMKQVAALSKGKKFDRTGSSLLLP
- the fam76b gene encoding protein FAM76B isoform X2 yields the protein MATSALYACTKCNQRYPFEELSQGQQLCKECRIAHPIVKCTYCRSEFQQESKTNTICKKCAQNVKQFGTPKPCQYCNIIAAFIGTKCQRCTNSEKKYGPPQTCEQCKQQCAFDRKEEGRRKVDGKLLCWLCTLSYRRVLQKTKEQRKGFSSSHSNSSSLNEKDHHSRQHHHQHHQQHRHSSSHKLSGSLSPEQEQGLWKQSHKSSSIQKETPKKKPKLEMKPSNGDSSSITQSMDSGGTDNFILISQLKEEVMSLKRMLQQRDQTILEKDRKLTELKADFQYQESNMRVKMNNMEKAHKESMEQQQAKNRELMKQVAALSKGKKFDRTGSSLLLP